In Humulus lupulus chromosome 6, drHumLupu1.1, whole genome shotgun sequence, a single genomic region encodes these proteins:
- the LOC133784732 gene encoding uncharacterized protein LOC133784732 — protein MSNSITTCPLGQHCIQHSSHPHLLLLVDTTDTIYKGVNVRCFACRSKSSPSESSDGGVYYGCNRCEYFLHKQCIDQLPQEIQTSHHPNHNRLFLLMKRHKYCKCSTCGNTDKDALYFECPQCDFQLCLECGVSGGTRTIKYEDHPHLLSFMEKINNAVEQCNAYTCLKQSIMCNTEEFHKTNSSKFQCLDCDFKLHLLCGPLPSIIKHDSHMHSLDLVDLFIEDNSGEYYCDVCEEERNPRIRVYCCRKCKYIAHVHCVISEVINVLKGDLRDVKLKVLGEDLWEFPKEIDHAASPLTLRDLIHKLTHQDEIHFLKNHFNWDEGDEVSTTTTEVEPEDDNIDEVLKFSNLTEFDFLLFIFGEFYSTFNKRKLRIKSSDLAWTLIDIKGYSIPLYLASPMKALLHKYGDISRGGGRRYIQSSSLIQDITPRRYYSQELKSMGFFFVCKVMKEMHTTLVIDITKHLLQQWHHYLYFVEGADFNVDFLMASLENITINFYYQQVSKVLHMNFPMKIEKKKDAMQKKMAELQKKIEEYNAGLEKRKELHESSRKEKSMKQGLENAMKVNWKLASDIRLLNKSLYKV, from the exons ATGTCAAACTCCATAACAACATGCCCTTTAGGCCAACATTGCATTCAACATTCAAGTCATCCCCACTTGCTACTACTTGTTGACACAACAGATACTATTTATAAAGGTGTTAATGTTAGATGCTTTGCATGCCGATCCAAGAGCTCACCATCAGAATCATCAGATGGTGGAGTTTATTATGGCTGCAATAGATGTGAGTATTTTCTTCATAAACAATGCATTGACCAATTACCACAAGAAATCCAAACCTCTCACCATCCTAATCACAACCGTCTCTTCCTTCttatgaaaagacacaagtattGTAAATGTAGCACTTGTGGAAATACAGACAAAGATGCCTTATATTTCGAATGTCCTCAATGCGATTTCCAGTTGTGTTTAGAATGTGGAGTGAGTGGAGGAACAAGAACCATTAAATATGAAGATCATCCACATCTTCTTTCCTTTATGGAGAAAATAAACAATGCAGTTGAACAATGCAATGCCTATACCTGTTTGAAGCAATCAATCATGTGCAATACCGAGGAATTCCATAAAACAAATTCCTCCAAATTTCAATGTTTGGATTGTGATTTCAAACTTCATTTATTATGTGGTCCATTACCTTCTATCATAAAACATGACAGTCATATGCACTCCTTAGATCTTGTTGATTTGTTCATTGAGGATAACTCTGGTGAATATTACTGCGacgtttgtgaagaagaaagaaatcCACGAATACGTGTTTACTGCTGTCGGAAGTGCAAATATATCGCTCACGTACACTGTGTTATCTCTGAG gtcatAAATGTATTAAAAGGAGATCTTAGAGAtgtgaaattgaaagtgttggGAGAAGATCTTTGGGAATTTCCTAAAGAGATTGATCATGCTGCATCTCCTTTGACCTTAAGGGATTTGATACATAAATTAACTCATCAAGATGAGATACACTTTTTGAAGAATCATTTTAACTGGGATGAGGGAGACGAAGTGAGTACAACGACTACTGAAGTTGAGCCTGAAGATGATAATATTGATGAGGTTCTAAAATTTTCTAATTTAACAGAATTTGATTTCTTGTTATTTATCTTCGGAGAGTTTTATTCCACCTTTAACAAAAGGAAGTTGAGAATAAAATCTAGTGATCTAGCGTGGACACTTATTGACATTAAAGGTTATTCCATACCTTTGTATTTGGCATCTCCTATGAAAGCTTTGCTTCACAAATATGGAGATATTAGTAGAGGTGGTGGAAGACGATATATTCAGTCGAGTTCTTTGATTCAAGACATTACTCCAAGAAGATATTATTCCCAAGAATTGAAGAGCATGGGGTTTTTCTTTGTATGTAAAGTGATGAAAGAGATGCATACCACTTTGGTGATAGACATCACTAAACATCTTCTTCAACAATGGCATCACTACTTATACTTTGTAGAAGGGGCTGACTTCAACGTGGATTTTCTAATGGCATCTCTAGAGAATATCACAATAAATTTCTACTATCAACAAGTAAGTAAAGTACTTCACATGAACTTCCCAAtgaaaatagagaagaagaaagatGCCATGCAGAAGAAGATGGCTGAACTACAGAAGAAGATTGAAGAGTACAATGCTGGACTTGAGAAGCGCAAGGAACTCCATGAGTCTTCTAGAAAAGAGAAATCCATGAAACAGGGCTTGGAAAACGCAATGAAAGTCAACTGGAAGTTAGCAAGTGACATTCGCTTATTGAACAAATCCTTGTATAAAGTGTAG